Proteins encoded by one window of Dietzia sp. B32:
- a CDS encoding acetyl-CoA carboxylase carboxyltransferase subunit alpha/beta, producing the protein MARTGALQILDLVLDDGSFRSWDGAPVRSPQVDSVPGYEDALLRAAGKSGVDESVITGEGTLLGRRVVLIACEFDFLAGSIGIAAAERIVSAVERATAEGLPILASPTSGGTRMQEGTVAFLQMVKISAAVAGHKSAGLPYLVYLRHPTTGGVFASWGSLGHVSVAEPGALIGFLGPRVYEALYDSPFPDGVQVSENLARRGMIDGVLPPEGLRDLTARALRVLCQDPPSDDEPVPPHGPVPEPESDDGTPPDAWDAITRSRRHDRPGARAFLDRVSPGRVPLSGTGQGEDSGSLLLSLARFRGQSAVVLAQDRDAENETSPLGPSALRSARRGMRIAAEMGVPLVLLIDTRGAALSREAEEGGLAGEIARSLADLVTLSTPTVSVILGQGTGGAALALLPADRVLCARHGWLAPLPPEGASAILHHETTRAPEVARSQGITSTDLLQAGIVDVVVPEKPDAADEPDAFCDRMADAVAAALLEVRRRPPERRYAERMMRYRVLGLPVE; encoded by the coding sequence ATGGCGCGAACCGGAGCTCTACAGATCCTCGACCTGGTCCTCGACGACGGCTCGTTCCGATCATGGGACGGCGCGCCGGTCCGCTCGCCCCAGGTGGACTCGGTGCCCGGGTACGAGGACGCCCTCCTGCGGGCGGCCGGGAAGTCGGGGGTGGACGAGTCCGTCATCACCGGCGAGGGGACCCTGCTCGGACGTCGGGTGGTGCTCATCGCATGCGAGTTCGACTTCCTGGCCGGGTCCATCGGGATCGCCGCCGCCGAGCGGATCGTCTCGGCGGTCGAACGGGCCACCGCCGAGGGCCTGCCGATCCTCGCGTCGCCCACCTCCGGGGGGACCCGTATGCAGGAGGGGACGGTCGCCTTCCTGCAGATGGTGAAGATCTCGGCGGCGGTGGCAGGACACAAATCCGCGGGCCTGCCCTACCTCGTCTACCTGCGTCACCCGACCACCGGCGGGGTGTTCGCGTCCTGGGGCTCGCTCGGGCACGTGTCCGTCGCGGAGCCCGGGGCGCTGATCGGCTTTCTCGGCCCCCGCGTGTACGAGGCCCTCTACGATTCCCCCTTCCCCGACGGCGTCCAGGTCTCCGAGAACCTCGCACGGCGCGGGATGATCGACGGCGTACTCCCTCCGGAGGGGTTGCGGGACCTCACGGCGCGGGCGTTGCGGGTCCTGTGCCAGGACCCGCCCTCGGACGACGAACCGGTCCCCCCGCACGGGCCGGTGCCCGAGCCGGAGTCCGACGACGGCACTCCCCCGGACGCCTGGGATGCCATCACGCGGTCCCGTCGCCACGACCGTCCCGGCGCCCGGGCGTTCCTCGACCGTGTGTCGCCGGGCCGGGTTCCGCTCTCCGGCACCGGCCAGGGAGAGGACAGCGGATCCCTCCTGCTCTCGCTGGCCAGGTTCCGCGGCCAGTCCGCGGTCGTCCTGGCGCAGGACCGCGATGCGGAGAACGAGACGAGTCCCCTGGGGCCGTCCGCACTGCGCTCGGCCCGCCGCGGGATGCGGATCGCGGCCGAGATGGGTGTCCCCCTGGTACTGCTCATCGACACCCGGGGTGCCGCCCTGTCCCGGGAGGCCGAGGAGGGTGGCCTGGCCGGCGAGATCGCGCGGAGCCTGGCCGACCTGGTCACCCTGTCCACGCCGACCGTGTCGGTGATACTCGGCCAGGGCACCGGAGGGGCCGCGCTCGCACTGCTGCCGGCCGACCGGGTCCTGTGCGCGAGACACGGGTGGCTCGCGCCGCTCCCGCCCGAGGGTGCCAGCGCCATCCTCCACCACGAGACCACCCGCGCGCCCGAGGTCGCCCGCTCGCAGGGGATCACCTCCACCGACCTGCTGCAGGCCGGGATCGTGGACGTGGTGGTCCCCGAGAAGCCCGACGCCGCCGACGAACCGGACGCCTTCTGCGACCGCATGGCCGACGCCGTCGCGGCCGCCCTCCTCGAGGTCCGCAGACGCCCCCCTGAGCGGAGGTATGCCGAGCGCATGATGAGGTATCGCGTCCTCGGCCTACCCGTAGAGTGA
- a CDS encoding AMP-binding protein, whose translation MSDSTTSAYAAAHRLSISDPDAFWLKIAEDIDWTTPPTTAVDGSRPPFYRWFPDGELNTSYNCLDRHVDAGRGDQAAFIYDSAVTGVKETITYAQLLTRVEEFAGALAAEGVGRGDRVVIYTPMVPRAAVAMLACARLGAVHSVVFGGFAAPELAIRIDDARPKVIVTSHGGIEPTRKVPYFPMVAKALELTRHTPGAVIVAPRHDQFPDEVFPETPGTTWSYWEDAVAASERAAPVPVRATDPLYILYTSGTTGLPKGVVRDNGGHAVALAWSMWNIYGVRPGEVWWTASDVGWVVGHSYIVYAPLLIGATSIIYEGKPVGTPDAGAFWRVISEHRATALFTAPTAVRAVRKEDPEGAEVDKYDLSSMRTLFCAGERLDPDTYQWATDKLAKPVVDNWWQTETGWPIASNLRGLEPMPIKAGSPTVAVPGYDLHVLDGEGNPLPAGEEGNLAIRLPMAPGTLAGLWEDDERFVSSYMSVFDGYYSTGDGGYIDSDGYVYVMGRTDDVINVAGHRLSTGSMEAVIATHPAVAEAAVIGVRDELKGQRPVGYVVLKSGQVRDPEELRAELVAMVRDEIGAVATFRDCTVVQGLPKTRSGKILRKTMRQIADGQQDVVVPSTIEDPAVLDALAPFLRPQG comes from the coding sequence ATGTCGGACTCCACCACCTCGGCCTACGCCGCCGCCCACCGGCTCTCGATCAGCGATCCCGATGCGTTCTGGCTCAAGATCGCCGAGGACATCGACTGGACCACGCCCCCGACCACGGCGGTCGACGGCTCCCGCCCGCCGTTCTACCGCTGGTTCCCGGACGGGGAGCTCAACACCTCCTACAACTGCCTGGACCGGCACGTCGACGCGGGCCGCGGGGATCAGGCCGCGTTCATCTACGACTCCGCGGTGACCGGCGTCAAGGAGACCATCACCTACGCGCAGCTGCTGACGCGGGTCGAGGAGTTCGCCGGGGCACTGGCGGCCGAGGGGGTCGGGCGGGGCGACCGGGTCGTCATCTACACGCCGATGGTCCCGCGCGCGGCCGTGGCGATGCTCGCGTGCGCCCGGTTGGGAGCGGTGCACTCGGTCGTCTTCGGCGGCTTCGCCGCGCCGGAGCTGGCCATCCGGATCGACGACGCGCGTCCCAAGGTCATCGTCACCTCGCACGGCGGGATCGAACCGACCCGCAAGGTGCCGTACTTCCCCATGGTGGCCAAGGCCCTCGAACTCACCCGGCACACCCCCGGCGCGGTGATCGTGGCCCCGCGCCACGACCAGTTCCCCGACGAGGTCTTCCCGGAGACACCGGGCACCACCTGGAGCTACTGGGAGGACGCCGTCGCCGCGTCCGAGCGGGCGGCCCCGGTGCCCGTCAGGGCCACCGATCCCCTGTACATCCTGTACACCTCCGGTACCACGGGACTGCCCAAGGGCGTCGTGCGGGACAACGGCGGCCATGCTGTCGCGCTCGCGTGGTCGATGTGGAACATCTACGGGGTCCGTCCGGGTGAGGTGTGGTGGACCGCCTCGGACGTCGGCTGGGTGGTGGGCCACTCCTACATCGTCTACGCCCCCCTGCTGATCGGCGCGACGTCCATCATCTACGAGGGCAAGCCGGTCGGCACGCCGGATGCCGGAGCGTTCTGGCGGGTCATCTCCGAGCACCGTGCCACCGCGCTGTTCACCGCCCCCACCGCCGTCCGCGCGGTGCGCAAGGAGGATCCGGAGGGCGCCGAGGTCGACAAGTACGACCTGTCCTCCATGCGCACCCTGTTCTGCGCGGGTGAGCGCCTGGACCCCGACACCTACCAGTGGGCCACCGACAAGCTCGCGAAGCCGGTTGTGGACAACTGGTGGCAGACCGAGACCGGGTGGCCGATCGCCTCCAACCTGCGGGGTCTGGAACCGATGCCGATCAAGGCGGGCTCCCCCACCGTCGCCGTGCCCGGGTACGACCTGCACGTCCTCGACGGCGAGGGCAACCCACTGCCCGCGGGCGAGGAGGGCAATCTCGCCATCAGGCTACCCATGGCACCGGGGACGCTGGCGGGGCTGTGGGAGGACGACGAGCGGTTCGTCTCCTCGTACATGTCGGTCTTCGACGGGTACTACTCGACCGGGGACGGCGGGTACATCGACTCCGACGGTTACGTCTATGTGATGGGCCGGACCGACGACGTGATCAACGTGGCCGGCCACCGCCTGTCGACCGGGTCGATGGAGGCCGTCATCGCGACCCACCCCGCCGTGGCGGAGGCCGCCGTGATCGGGGTCAGGGACGAGCTGAAGGGCCAGCGACCGGTCGGATACGTGGTCCTCAAGTCCGGTCAGGTCCGGGACCCCGAGGAATTGCGCGCAGAGCTGGTGGCGATGGTGCGTGACGAGATCGGGGCGGTGGCCACGTTCCGGGACTGCACGGTCGTCCAGGGTCTGCCCAAGACCCGGTCGGGCAAGATCCTGCGCAAGACCATGCGGCAGATCGCCGACGGACAGCAGGACGTCGTGGTGCCCTCGACGATCGAGGACCCGGCCGTACTGGACGCGCTGGCGCCCTTCCTGCGGCCTCAGGGATAG